The DNA window ATAGAGAGATGTATAAAGCAGACTGCGAGATAGATCTCTTTCGTGTTGAATTTAATAAAATAGATAAGCGGTGCTGTTCTGTGTGTAGAGTAAACAGCACCACCATACAGATAGTGATATCTGTGTATAAAAAGGGGGCGGTCATCAAGAGATTTCTTGTAAAAGAGATTTTTTGATGACTTTTTTTACTTATTTTTATCAAAGAGCGGATCTGGAATGGGTAAGCTCCCTCGACCGTAGGCGAAGAATTTATCGAAGCAGCTCTTACATAGCAGGCTATACTCATCACGAATATGGTCGTCAATGAGCCACTTCCGCACGGCAACCAACCCCTCTTTGCTCTGGCACAGGGCGCATGGTGCGTGAATAATGGTCATTTTGTTGGCAAAGTATGGCAGTAAAAGAGCGTTGTTGGCAAAGGGTTGCCCATGTTGACCAACTTGAAGACCAGCAACGATCAAATCAAGATGTTCACTAGTGTTGCTCATCTCGAGGAGTTGGATAAGTTTTTCTTTGGGGCAGAATTGCACCTCATCGATCACTAAGAGGCGCTTAATTGGCGAAGCTATGACGTGGAAATCTAAGGCATCAAGGTCAGGCAGAATGGTCAGCTCCTCTTCGTTGATTTCGTTTTTGCCATGATTTCGACTTAAAAATCCGCGCGCATGCCACGATGGGCTAATGATGATGCGCTCTTGATAATGAGGTGCTTGCAGGAGCGTATTAACTGCGGCGGTCGATTTGCCGGCGTACATGCTCCCTTGATAGTAGTGAATAAGTGCCATAAAGAACTCCTTTATTTGGATGGTTAATTGATTACTTAATATAATTAATGATGCTTACCGTACGCTTTGATGTGGGTATAACAGCGTTGACAGAGAGCCGAGGAACGATCGTGTTGTGGGTCGTCTTGATGCCATTGGCGTAAGTGTTGGTCGGTGGGTGCTTGACAAATGTGGCAGGATGATTGGATAGCGTTGGTGTAGAATTTGTCAAAACAGGTGCGACAGAGCACGGCATAATCATCGACAATACGATCGTCGCTAATCCACTTGCGGATCGAAATTTCGCCCTTATCGCTAGGACAAGTGGCGCAGTGAATGGTAAGATGCCGGATGGCTGATTGGGGGACGAAGCGGAGAATCTTTTCTTGATTAGCGAAAGGTTCTCCATGTTGATCGTAGCTAAGACCGGCAAGAATGATATGTAACGTGGGGTGCTCTTTTGCGCGTTCTAGGAGCGTGTAAAAGGTCTCTTCCTCGATAAATTGGACTTCATCTATCATGATGATGGTGGGAAGGTTTTTCGCCAAGAGTGCAGGTGGAAGGGTCGATACCGATTCAAATAGGTAGAGATCCTTGGGTAAGCTTGAGATGGGATGGTTACGACTGACAAAGCCACGCTTACGCGCGGTAGGGGCGATGACAATCTTTTGAACAGCCGAGGAACTCAGTAAAACATCCAGCGCGTACGAGGATTTGCCTGCGTACATGCCTCCTAAAAAATAGCGAATAATTGCCATGTATTCTCCTTGTAAAAAGGAGTGTAATCGATTTTTTGGTTTGGGACAAGAGGGCTAATTGGGCTAAAAAACACTAGAGAAAATCATTCTATAAAAATTTTCCATAGATCATAAAAAATATGCATGCATCATGGTCTATCTTTGTAAAAAAGAGCGCTTTTTTAAAAAAATTAAGGTGAATCTCTTTCTTTTCCAATAAGTAATGTGCTATACTTAGAAAAGAGATCAAGGAGAAATAGTTGATGTTACGCTTAGAGCAAGGTGATGATGGGTTTACCATTTACTTAGATAGCCGAATTTTAGCCATCCACAATGCAGATGAACCCTTATTAAAGGTGGGTATCGGCAAGGAGTTAGAGAGCAGTCTCTATCCAGATAAAGATAGCGAGCATGCCGAGCGCTTTGCCTTGGTTTACTACCGCCTCCTCTTGGCTAATGAGGACTCTTTGGCGTGGGCAATTTCGTTGAGCAATGACCCTTCTTTTCAAGAAGAGGTGCGCCTTTTATACGATGGTAAATCCGATCTAATTCACTTGGAGTCGACCTTCCCTACTGCTCACTTTAATCGTTATTGGATAAGGTTTTATAGTCAAGAAGATGAGCGATTCTATGGCGGTGGACAACACAGCTATCAATTTAATCTCAAAGGCTACACCCACGCGCTTTATCTTAACGACGAGTTCTTTGTTAAGCAAGAGCGAACGTTGCCGATTCGCATGGTGCGCATGCCCTCTTTTGTCTCGAGCTTTGGCTACGCACTGATTATTCAAGGCGCTGAGCGTATGACGATGAATGCCCTTTATGATCACTATTTAGAGCTGGAAATTTGGGGCAAGCCCAGTGGGTTTCTCTGGATCAGTGGCGAGAGCCTTAAGGATGTGGTTGCCTGTCAAAGCGACTACTTTGGACGTGCAAGGCTGATGCCTCTTTGGGCGATGAGCCATGTGATTGCTGGGTTTCGTGGGCCGATGCGTCGAATACAGCAGGGTTTAACGCAGTTGCGTAATATGGGATTGGGCGTGCAGAGTCTCTGGTTGCAGGATTGGGCTCATGCAACCTTTCCTACCTTTGGCTTACCTTTTGATTGGAATTGGATCTGTGCGCATACCTTACGCGACTCTTTTATGAGTAAGGTGCGCGATTTGAATGAACGTAGCATTAGCGTGGCTGCCTACATGAATAGCTTTCTTGCCGAAGGATCGGCGCTTTTTAACGAAGCAGATAGCCATGATTTTTTAGTCTCCAACAAGAGTTTAGAGACCTATCTCTATCCTTATCAAGAGTTTAGTCTGGCGATTGTCGATTTAACCAATAAAGAAGCATTTCGCTGGTTTGTACAGGTGATTCGTACGCAGCTGGTGGAGTTGGGTATTAGAATTTGGGTGATTGATGATGGATCGCATTTGCCCTTAGATTCGGTGCTTAGCGACGGCACGCGTGGGCAAGATGTGCATCACCGCTGGCCTATGCTCTTGGCAAAAGCTGCCAAAGAGGCGATCTCGATTGCAGGCTATACGCAAGAAGATATCTTGGTATTAGGCAATAGCGCGTGGGACAAGAGTCTTTCGCATCTGCACGGGGTTATCTTGGCGCGCGAATATGTGCATGTGGGTGCTAGTTGGAGTTTGAAGCCTACTTGCATGGCGTTGCTCTCGGGGAGTATGAGTGGCTATGGGGTGCAGGCGACGGTGATTGGTCATAGTATGGGGATGCCTGCGCCTAACGAATTGTTGATTCGTCATGCGGAGTTGGCGACGTTTACGGCATTTTTTTGGTTGCAAGAGGCTGATGCGCGGTATCAGGGCTTTCGTTATTATGAGGATAGCAAAACCATGCATACCATCAGCCGTTTGGCGACACTCTTTGAGGAACTTGCTACCTATCGCAATGAATTAGCCCAGACGTATGTGGTGAATGGCTTACCGATGAATCGCCCGCTCTTTTTGTATGATGAGGAAGATCCGATAAACTTCAGTATAGACGATCAATTTATGTTGGGCGATGAGATTTTGGTGGCACCGATTTTGCATCCAGGGCAACATCGGCGTAGTCTCTATCTACCTAAGGGCACTTGGCAACACTTTACGTCAAACTTACGCATTGAAGGACCACGCTCTTTGGAGTTGAGCGCGCCGTTGGGTGAGCCGTTGGCCTTTTACTTGGTAGGCTCTAGCTTTGAGAATCTCTTTAAGCGGGCGGCTTATCAATTTTGCGATGGTAAGTGTGCGGAGTATCGGCTTCTTTAGAGAGCGAGAAAAAAGAGCAGAAGCGGAGCTAACCACTTCTGCTAGTGTGAATGGAACAGGGATTTTGTTAGGAGCGTTTAGTGGTGGGCTCTCGCTTGGTGGCGCGTTCTAGCGTGATAAGCGAGAGCAGATGATTGGCTGGTTGGTACTGCGGATGGAGAGTAAGGAGCTGTTGGAGCAGGGTTTCGGATTCGTTGAGGCGATGGCTTTGTAGATATAAGCGAGCGAGGGATTCAATGGTACGCAGATCTTCAGGTTCTAGAGCGATGGCTTTGAGCAGATGCGCTTCGGCCTCTTGATTGTTGTCCATGGCTTGGGCTACCCTTGCCCATAGGCGTTGAATTTTTGCTTGATTGCCATAATCGTTGGAAGCGATCATCAAGATATCGTGCGACTCTTGATAGCGTTGTTGTTCGAGGTAGAGCGAACTTAGCTGGACAAAGGCGGTAAAATTGATGGGATCTTGTTTGAGCGCTTCGCGATAATAGAACTCGGCCTCTTGCTCGTAATGATTTTGACGATAAAATTGCCCCGTTGCCAAGATGGCGGCGAGATTAGTGGGGTCGAGGTTGTAAGCTTTGTGTAGCCAATACTCGGCATCTAGTTGACGCGCGGGATTTTTGGCAAGGAGTAAGCCCAATTCAATCATGCAATCTAGGGAGCGATCGTCGGAGAGGATGGCCTTTTTGAGCCAAATTTCGGCTTCGTCTAATTGATGTTGACGGATGGAGAGCTTAGCAAGTCGCATCATGGTGGAGGTATCTTCGGGATTGAAGCTGAGGATATAGGTGTAGAGCGCCTCGGCTTGGCTTATGTCGATTTGGCTGTAGATGTCGCCCATGGCAAGGAGTGCCTGATGGTGTTTGGGTTGGCGATGGATCACGTGTTGATAAAACGCCAGCGCCTTTTGAAGCTCTTGTTGGTGATGGGCAATAGCCCCTAGGTAGAGGTAGACTTCGGTCTTTTGGCTATCTTGGGAGAGGATACGTAAGAAGAGATCGCTAGCCATTTGGTACTCTTCTTGGTCGTAATGAAGGATAGCTAGGGCTTCTAGGGCATCGATGTTGAGGGGATCGAGGGCGAGAATACGCTCGTAGGTACTCTTTGCCTCTTGCACCTTGCCGAAGAAATTTTGGTTGATAAGGGCGATGAGCGAGAGTACATGAATATTTTCAGGCTCTTGCTTGAGCGCTTGTTGCCAATAATAAATCGATTGGTCGTACTGACCTAACTGATAAAGACTACTAGCCTTATCAAAGTTTTCTTTGAATAATTTGTTGCTCATGGGGGCTACTCCTTGAGGGCTTCTATGTAATTTGTACCATTTTGCCTAAAACATACCTAGATTTTCTTGAAAGGTCAAATGAATAACCCATGGATATTCTTGACAATCGGATGGTTTTTATGCTATAATTAACTAATTAGTTTTTTGAGCAAGGGAGTGTAGGATGTTAGAGGTATCTTCTAGTGTAGAAAAGGTGTTACCAAGTTCTGTTAAGACAGCTGTGGGGCAATTGCCTTCAGAAAAACAAGCAATTTTTGAGGAAGATTTTAAGAAAAAAATGAAGAATCCTATAATTGGATTACTTTTAGCCATTTTTCTTCCTGGGTGGAGTTTTATCTATTTGGGAAAAATTGGACTGGCTTTTGCGTTTTGGTTCACTGCTGGTGGAATGGGGATTTGGTGGATTATTGACATTGCAACTGTAATGAAAAAAATTACTGAATACAATGAGGATCAAGCAAAGACTATTATGCGAGATATGAAGGCTATGGGGCATTAATTTTTTTTGGAATATAACTTAAAAAAAGAGGGCGTATATGCTCTCTTTTTTTATACTAGACTCTTGTTTTGCTTGTCGATATGCTCTTTTTACCTATATCTTAGAGGATAATCTTAGGCACCAGATGGGGAGATAGCAGAGGATGAGAGGTATCGTTATCGGGATGTTGATTGTGTTCTCTTTATTGATAAGTGGGTGTCAGGTTACCTCAAGGAGTACGCCTGATAGTTACGCAGGCGGGAGCACGGGTGGTGGATCGGG is part of the Entomospira culicis genome and encodes:
- a CDS encoding TIM-barrel domain-containing protein, encoding MLRLEQGDDGFTIYLDSRILAIHNADEPLLKVGIGKELESSLYPDKDSEHAERFALVYYRLLLANEDSLAWAISLSNDPSFQEEVRLLYDGKSDLIHLESTFPTAHFNRYWIRFYSQEDERFYGGGQHSYQFNLKGYTHALYLNDEFFVKQERTLPIRMVRMPSFVSSFGYALIIQGAERMTMNALYDHYLELEIWGKPSGFLWISGESLKDVVACQSDYFGRARLMPLWAMSHVIAGFRGPMRRIQQGLTQLRNMGLGVQSLWLQDWAHATFPTFGLPFDWNWICAHTLRDSFMSKVRDLNERSISVAAYMNSFLAEGSALFNEADSHDFLVSNKSLETYLYPYQEFSLAIVDLTNKEAFRWFVQVIRTQLVELGIRIWVIDDGSHLPLDSVLSDGTRGQDVHHRWPMLLAKAAKEAISIAGYTQEDILVLGNSAWDKSLSHLHGVILAREYVHVGASWSLKPTCMALLSGSMSGYGVQATVIGHSMGMPAPNELLIRHAELATFTAFFWLQEADARYQGFRYYEDSKTMHTISRLATLFEELATYRNELAQTYVVNGLPMNRPLFLYDEEDPINFSIDDQFMLGDEILVAPILHPGQHRRSLYLPKGTWQHFTSNLRIEGPRSLELSAPLGEPLAFYLVGSSFENLFKRAAYQFCDGKCAEYRLL
- a CDS encoding tetratricopeptide repeat protein; the encoded protein is MSNKLFKENFDKASSLYQLGQYDQSIYYWQQALKQEPENIHVLSLIALINQNFFGKVQEAKSTYERILALDPLNIDALEALAILHYDQEEYQMASDLFLRILSQDSQKTEVYLYLGAIAHHQQELQKALAFYQHVIHRQPKHHQALLAMGDIYSQIDISQAEALYTYILSFNPEDTSTMMRLAKLSIRQHQLDEAEIWLKKAILSDDRSLDCMIELGLLLAKNPARQLDAEYWLHKAYNLDPTNLAAILATGQFYRQNHYEQEAEFYYREALKQDPINFTAFVQLSSLYLEQQRYQESHDILMIASNDYGNQAKIQRLWARVAQAMDNNQEAEAHLLKAIALEPEDLRTIESLARLYLQSHRLNESETLLQQLLTLHPQYQPANHLLSLITLERATKREPTTKRS
- a CDS encoding TM2 domain-containing protein, producing MLEVSSSVEKVLPSSVKTAVGQLPSEKQAIFEEDFKKKMKNPIIGLLLAIFLPGWSFIYLGKIGLAFAFWFTAGGMGIWWIIDIATVMKKITEYNEDQAKTIMRDMKAMGH